One Bacillota bacterium genomic region harbors:
- a CDS encoding uracil-DNA glycosylase, with protein MMESSKDCMLCPLAKQGRTQVVFGDGNPNADIMFIGEGPGFYEDKQGKPFVGAAGKLLTELLESIGLKREDVYITNVVKCRPPKNRDPKPEEIEVCTNRYLFTQIEEIKPKVIATLGRFASAVILGLKDVSMGRVHGQKFKREGRFIVPIYHPAAALHSRANLGPLSEDFAKLKEYLEEPEVRLEATSEPEVEQMGLF; from the coding sequence GCAAGGGCGCACGCAGGTTGTCTTTGGTGATGGAAATCCAAACGCAGATATTATGTTTATTGGAGAAGGCCCTGGCTTTTATGAGGACAAACAGGGAAAACCCTTTGTTGGAGCTGCAGGGAAGCTCTTAACAGAGCTTCTAGAGTCCATCGGGCTTAAGCGGGAGGATGTCTATATAACCAACGTCGTAAAGTGCAGACCGCCTAAAAATAGAGACCCAAAGCCAGAAGAAATAGAAGTTTGTACAAACCGGTATTTATTTACCCAGATTGAAGAGATTAAGCCCAAAGTAATCGCGACGCTTGGACGTTTCGCTTCAGCGGTTATTCTCGGCCTAAAAGATGTTTCAATGGGGCGGGTCCATGGGCAAAAATTTAAAAGAGAAGGACGTTTCATAGTGCCGATATACCATCCGGCAGCCGCTCTTCATTCCCGCGCAAATCTGGGGCCGTTATCGGAAGATTTTGCGAAGCTGAAAGAGTACCTTGAGGAACCGGAGGTAAGGTTGGAAGCAACCAGCGAACCTGAAGTAGAGCAGATGGGATTATTTTAA
- the tsaE gene encoding tRNA (adenosine(37)-N6)-threonylcarbamoyltransferase complex ATPase subunit type 1 TsaE — MISIVSHSSEETWELARKLAPTLSKGDLISLTGDLGAGKTVFTQGVAAGLGIVEPVTSPTFTIIKEYDEGVFPLYHFDVYRLSSPDELEELGFDEYFYGDGITIVEWGDKIEELLPDVRLEVRILRLIDESYRRIEINPYGDEWRQKVKNWLSGD; from the coding sequence ATGATTAGCATTGTTTCTCATTCGTCTGAGGAAACGTGGGAGCTGGCAAGAAAGCTGGCTCCTACCTTATCTAAAGGCGATTTGATTAGTTTAACTGGTGATCTTGGGGCCGGCAAAACAGTCTTTACGCAAGGTGTAGCTGCTGGCTTAGGGATTGTTGAGCCGGTTACCAGCCCTACTTTCACTATTATAAAAGAATATGATGAGGGGGTTTTTCCTCTCTATCACTTTGATGTTTACCGCTTATCGTCCCCTGATGAGCTTGAGGAGCTTGGTTTTGATGAGTATTTTTATGGAGACGGTATCACGATAGTTGAGTGGGGCGACAAAATCGAGGAACTCCTACCCGATGTACGGCTGGAGGTGCGGATACTAAGGTTAATCGATGAGTCTTATCGGCGCATAGAGATAAATCCGTACGGCGATGAATGGCGGCAAAAAGTTAAGAATTGGTTATCTGGAGACTAA